A single window of Halobacterium jilantaiense DNA harbors:
- a CDS encoding ABC transporter substrate-binding protein — MRSDDSTPTRRQFLAGSASLAAAGAAAGCTTSTPEGSDGGDSYTVSMAPVGDVEFESVPETWVTSNGSWADMGIALGLEPPEAVTLTDRYHTHYYDSIDGVSVDTSEMTSLYQDGVNVERFYDLDADVHVIDPNFLENRTENVSGADIKDIESRVAPFFGNCIYAQHYPWHDDYRYYTLMEGFEKLATVFQREERYEAFEGVHDDFQSNLAPVVPGESERPSAAVAWGVGKEPTKFYPYVIGGGTGFKNLRDLNVHDAFAASGVKDFHGTRAAIDVETLLDVDPEVLLLRGYENLSEAEFQDAVVSFLQNHETAGRITAVADGAVYRAGGLYQGPITNLVLTERLAGDLYGFDGELFDRERVADIVAGEF, encoded by the coding sequence ATGCGCAGCGACGACAGCACACCGACGCGACGGCAGTTCCTCGCCGGGAGCGCCAGCCTCGCAGCCGCAGGCGCGGCCGCCGGCTGCACCACGAGCACCCCAGAGGGCAGCGACGGCGGCGACTCGTACACCGTCTCGATGGCACCGGTCGGCGACGTCGAGTTCGAGTCCGTCCCCGAGACGTGGGTCACGAGCAACGGCAGCTGGGCCGACATGGGCATCGCCCTCGGTCTCGAACCGCCGGAAGCAGTCACGCTGACCGACCGCTACCACACCCACTACTACGACAGCATCGACGGCGTCAGCGTCGACACCAGCGAGATGACGTCGCTGTACCAGGACGGCGTCAACGTCGAACGGTTCTACGACCTCGACGCCGACGTCCACGTCATCGACCCGAACTTCCTCGAGAACCGCACCGAGAACGTCTCCGGCGCGGACATCAAGGACATCGAATCCCGGGTCGCTCCCTTCTTCGGGAACTGCATCTACGCACAGCACTACCCCTGGCACGACGACTACCGCTACTACACGCTCATGGAGGGCTTCGAGAAGCTCGCGACGGTCTTCCAGCGCGAGGAGCGCTACGAGGCCTTCGAAGGCGTCCACGACGACTTCCAGTCGAACCTCGCGCCGGTCGTCCCCGGCGAGAGCGAGCGCCCCTCCGCCGCCGTGGCGTGGGGCGTCGGGAAGGAGCCCACGAAGTTCTACCCGTACGTCATCGGCGGCGGCACCGGCTTCAAGAACCTCCGCGACCTGAACGTCCACGACGCGTTCGCCGCGTCCGGCGTAAAGGACTTCCACGGCACCCGGGCCGCCATCGACGTGGAGACGCTGCTCGACGTCGACCCCGAGGTGTTGCTGCTGCGCGGCTACGAGAACCTGAGCGAGGCCGAGTTCCAGGACGCCGTCGTGTCGTTCCTCCAGAACCACGAGACGGCCGGCCGCATCACCGCCGTTGCGGACGGCGCGGTGTACCGCGCCGGCGGCCTCTACCAGGGCCCCATCACGAACCTCGTGCTGACCGAGCGGCTGGCCGGCGACCTCTACGGCTTCGACGGCGAGCTGTTCGACCGCGAGCGCGTCG
- a CDS encoding amino acid-binding protein, producing MFEDIMQKFEGSPGQQAVIRLLLERGFSVNDDGRVVSGDIEIPYTQVAQEAGVDRRVVDSTTEAILADDELTRIFQNISQIPSLMDLAPVLDLHVVTVAVQDADEPGIVADVTGLLADRGISIRQTISEDPEFTDEPRLYLVTDEELPGEVFTELASMPFVRSVELS from the coding sequence ATGTTCGAGGACATCATGCAGAAGTTCGAGGGGAGCCCGGGCCAGCAGGCCGTGATTCGGCTCCTGCTCGAACGCGGCTTCTCCGTGAACGACGACGGGCGGGTGGTCTCCGGGGACATCGAGATTCCCTACACGCAGGTCGCCCAGGAGGCGGGCGTCGACCGGCGGGTCGTCGACTCGACGACGGAAGCCATCCTCGCTGACGACGAACTCACGCGCATCTTCCAGAACATCAGCCAGATTCCGAGCCTGATGGACCTCGCGCCCGTGCTGGACCTGCACGTCGTCACGGTGGCGGTCCAGGACGCCGACGAGCCCGGCATCGTCGCGGACGTGACCGGGCTGCTGGCGGACCGGGGCATCTCCATCCGGCAGACGATCAGCGAGGACCCCGAGTTCACGGACGAGCCGCGGCTCTACCTGGTGACGGACGAGGAGTTGCCGGGCGAGGTGTTCACGGAGCTGGCGTCGATGCCGTTCGTGCGGTCGGTCGAACTCTCCTAG
- a CDS encoding IMPACT family protein yields the protein MTDAYRTVAGRGDASFEVQGSEFVGYASPAATVEAAEAFVDEVRERHADATHNVPCYRVRVESGGPGSGHMLREYQSDDGEPTGSSGKPALNVLQQRDVENAVVVVTRYYGGTNLGVGGLARAYSKAVKDAVDDAGVVEQRPQERFTVTVAYDDSGTVRGILESADCEFDADYGEDVGFDVTVAVADADGLRERIADATSGRADVA from the coding sequence GTGACTGACGCGTACCGCACGGTCGCCGGCCGGGGGGACGCCAGCTTCGAGGTGCAGGGGTCGGAGTTCGTCGGGTACGCGAGCCCGGCGGCCACCGTCGAGGCGGCGGAGGCGTTCGTCGACGAGGTGCGGGAGCGCCACGCGGACGCGACGCACAACGTTCCGTGCTACCGGGTTCGGGTGGAGTCCGGGGGCCCCGGTTCCGGGCACATGCTGCGGGAGTACCAGAGCGACGACGGCGAGCCGACTGGCTCGTCGGGGAAGCCCGCGCTGAACGTCCTCCAGCAGCGGGACGTGGAGAACGCCGTGGTGGTGGTGACGCGGTACTACGGCGGGACGAATCTCGGCGTCGGCGGGCTGGCGCGGGCGTACTCGAAGGCCGTGAAGGACGCCGTCGACGACGCCGGCGTGGTCGAGCAGCGCCCGCAGGAGCGGTTCACGGTGACAGTGGCGTACGACGATTCGGGCACCGTCCGGGGGATTCTGGAGAGCGCGGACTGCGAGTTCGACGCCGACTACGGCGAGGACGTGGGGTTCGACGTGACGGTGGCCGTGGCGGACGCCGACGGCCTCCGGGAGCGAATCGCGGACGCGACCAGCGGCCGGGCGGACGTGGCGTAG